A genomic window from Camelus ferus isolate YT-003-E chromosome 9, BCGSAC_Cfer_1.0, whole genome shotgun sequence includes:
- the NOD2 gene encoding nucleotide-binding oligomerization domain-containing protein 2 isoform X3 — protein MCSHEAFQAQRSQLVELLVSGSLEGFESILDWLLSWEVLSWEDYEGFSLLGQPLSHLARRLLDTVWNKGGWGCEQLITAVQKSQADSQPPELSGCWDPHSPHPVRDLQRHRPAIVRRLYSHVEDVLDRTQEQGFISRYESDEIRLPIFTSSQRARRLLNLATVKTNGLAAFLLQHVQELPVPLALPFEDAACKKYMTKLRTTVSAQSRFLSTYDGAENLCLEEIYTENVLEIRTEAGTAGPPQQSPATLRLEELFSTRGHINGDADTVLVVGEAGSGKSTLLQQLHLLWASGRGFQEFLFVFPFSCRQLQCLAKPLSMQMLLFEHCCWPDLGQQDIFQVLLDHPERILLTFDGFDEFRFRFTDRERHCSPTTPTSVQSLLFNLLQGNLLKNAHKVLTSRPDAVSAGLRKHVRVELNLKGFSEEGIELYLRKRHREPGVADRLIRLLRATSALHGLCHMPVFSWMVSKCHQELLLQGGGSPKTTTDMYLLILQHFLLHACPPDSAAHGLGPSLLRGRLPTLLHLGLLALRGLGTCCYVFSAKQLQAAYVNSEDVSLGFLVQAKRAVPGSTAPLEFLHITFQCFFAAFYLALSADMSPSSLRHLFNCHKPSSLPLARLLPKLCVRGSGCKEGSVAALLQEAELHNLQITAAFLAGLLSQEHRDLLAECQASEKALLRRQACARWCLARSLHKHFHSIPSAVPGEAKSMHAMPGFIWLIRSLYEMQEERLAREAVRGLNVGHLKLTFCSVGPAECAALAFVLRHLQQPVALQLDHNSVGDIGVEQLLPCLSVCKALYLRDNNISDRGICKLVEHALHCEQLQKLALFNNRLTDGCAHSMARLLARRQNFLALRFWGNKVGDKGAQALAEALGDHQSLRWLSLVGNNIGSVGARALALMLEKNVALEELCLEENHVQDEGVCFLAEGLKRNSTLKVLKLSNNCITSLGAEALLQALEKNDTIMEVWLRGNTFSPEETGKLSRRDTRLLL, from the exons ATGTGCTCTCATGAGGCTTTCCAGGCCCAAAGGAGCCAGCTGGTGGAGCTGCTGGTCTCGGGGTCCCTGGAGGGCTTCGAGAGCATCCTGGACTGGCTGCTTTCCTGGGAAGTTCTCTCCTGGGAGGACTATGAGGGGTTCAGCCTCCTgggccagcccctctcccacttGGCCAGGCGCCTCCTGGACACTGTCTGGAATAAGGGTGGTTGGGGCTGTGAACAACTCATCACAGCTGTGCAAAAGTCCCAAGCTGACAGCCAACCCCCCGAGCTTTCTGGCTGCTGGGACCCCCACTCACCCCACCCAGTCCGTGACCTCCAGAGGCACCGGCCAGCCATCGTCAGGAGACTCTACAGTCACGTGGAGGATGTGCTGGACCGGACGCAAGAGCAGGGTTTCATCAGCCGGTACGAAAGTGATGAAATCCGGCTGCCTATCTTCACATCATCCCAGCGG GCAAGAAGGCTCCTCAATCTTGCCACAGTGAAGACAAACGGATTGGCTGCTTTCCTTCTGCAACATGTTCAGGAATTACCCGTCCCTTTGGCCCTGCCTTTTGAAG ATGCCGCCTGTAAAAAGTACATGACCAAGCTGAGGACCACGGTATCTGCTCAGTCTCGCTTTCTGAGCACCTACGATGGGGCAGAGAATCTTTGCCTGGAAGAAATATATACAGAGAATGTTCTGGAGATCCGGACGGAGGCAGGCACGGCTGGACCTCCGCAGCAGAGCCCTGCCACCCTGCGCCTGGAGGAGCTCTTCAGCACCAGAGGCCACATCAACGGAGACGCAGACACCGTGCTGGTGGTGGGCGAGGCGGGCAGCGGCAAGAGCACGCTCCTGCAGCAGCTGCACCTGCTGTGGGCCTCGGGGCGGGGCTTCCAGGAATTCCTTTTCGTCTTCCCATTCAGCTGCCGGCAGCTGCAGTGCCTGGCGAAACCGCTGTCCATGCAGATGCTGCTCTTTGAACACTGCTGTTGGCCCGACCTTGGCCAACAGGACATCTTCCAGGTCCTCCTTGACCATCCTGAGCGCATCCTCTTAACCTTCGATGGCTTTGATGAGTTCAGGTTCAGGTTCACGGATCGCGAGCGTCACTGCTCTCCCACCACCCCTACGTCTGTCCAGAGTTTGCTCTTCAACCTCCTGCAGGGCAACCTGCTAAAGAATGCCCACAAGGTGTTGACCAGCCGTCCGGACGCGGTGTCAGCGGGCCTTAGGAAGCACGTGCGCGTGGAACTCAACCTCAAGGGTTTCTCCGAAGAGGGCATCGAACTGTACCTGAGGAAGCGCCATCGTGAGCCTGGGGTGGCCGATCGCCTCATCCGCCTGCTCAGAGCCACCTCAGCCCTGCATGGTCTGTGCCACATGCCCGTCTTCTCATGGATGGTGTCCAAGTGCCACCAAGAACTGTTGCTGCAGGGCGGAGGGTCCCCAAAGACCACCACGGATATGTACCTGCTGATCCTGCAGCATTTTCTGCTGCACGCCTGTCCCCCAGACTCAGCTGCCCACGGTCTGGGGCCCAGCCTGCTTCGGGGCaggctccccaccctcctgcacCTTGGCCTCCTGGCTCTCCGGGGCCTGGGCACGTGCTGCTATGTGTTCTCAGCCAAGCAACTGCAGGCAGCGTACGTCAACAGTGAGGATGTTTCTCTTGGCTTCCTGGTGCAGGCCAAGAGGGCTGTGCCCGGGAGTACGGCCCCCCTGGAATTCCTGCACATCACCTTCCAGTGCTTTTTTGCTGCATTCTACCTCGCCCTTAGTGCTGACATGTCTCCATCCTCACTCAGGCATCTCTTCAACTGCCACAAGCCCAGCAGCTTGCCGCTGGCCAGGCTGCTGCCCAAACTGTGCGTGCGGGGCTCGGGGTGCAAGGAAGGCAGTGTGGCTGCTTTGCTGCAGGAGGCTGAGCTGCACAACCTCCAGATCACAGCGGCCTTCCTGGCAGGGCTGTTGTCCCAGGAGCACCGGGACCTGCTGGCCGAGTGCCAGGCATCTGAGAAGGCCCTGCTCCGGCGCCAGGCCTGCGCCCGGTGGTGTCTGGCCCGCAGCCTCCATAAGCACTTCCACTCCATCCCATCAGCCGTGCCGGGTGAGGCCAAGAGCATGCACGCCATGCCCGGGTTCATCTGGCTCATCCGGAGTCTGTATGAGATGCAGGAGGAGCGGCTGGCGCGGGAGGCCGTGCGTGGGCTGAACGTTGGGCACCTCAAGCTGACGTTCTGCAGTGTGGGCCCTGCCGAGTGTGCTGCCCTGGCCTTCGTGCTGCGGCACCTCCAGCAGCCTGTGGCCCTGCAGCTGGACCACAACTCTGTGGGCGACATTGGCGTGGAGCAGCTGCTGCCTTGCCTCAGTGTCTGCAAGGCTCTTTA CTTGCGAGATAACAACATCTCAGACCGAGGCATCTGCAAGCTCGTCGAACATGCTCTCCACTGTGAGCAGCTGCAGAAGCTAGC TCTATTCAACAACAGATTGACCGACGGCTGTGCACACTCCATGGCTAGGCTCCTTGCACGCAGGCAGAACTTCTTGGCATTGAG GTTCTGGGGCAACAAGGTGGGTGACAAGGGGGCCCAGGCCTTGGCTGAAGCATTGGGTGATCACCAGAGTTTGAGGTGGCTCAG CCTGGTGGGAAACAACATCGGCAGTGTGGGTGCCCGAGCCTTAGCATTGATGTTGGAAAAGAATGTGGCCCTGGAAGAGCTCTG CCTGGAGGAGAACCATGTCCAGGATGAAGGTGTGTGCTTTCTCGCTGAAGGACTTAAGAGAAATTCAACTTTGAAAGTACTGAA
- the NOD2 gene encoding nucleotide-binding oligomerization domain-containing protein 2 isoform X1 produces MCSHEAFQAQRSQLVELLVSGSLEGFESILDWLLSWEVLSWEDYEGFSLLGQPLSHLARRLLDTVWNKGGWGCEQLITAVQKSQADSQPPELSGCWDPHSPHPVRDLQRHRPAIVRRLYSHVEDVLDRTQEQGFISRYESDEIRLPIFTSSQRARRLLNLATVKTNGLAAFLLQHVQELPVPLALPFEDAACKKYMTKLRTTVSAQSRFLSTYDGAENLCLEEIYTENVLEIRTEAGTAGPPQQSPATLRLEELFSTRGHINGDADTVLVVGEAGSGKSTLLQQLHLLWASGRGFQEFLFVFPFSCRQLQCLAKPLSMQMLLFEHCCWPDLGQQDIFQVLLDHPERILLTFDGFDEFRFRFTDRERHCSPTTPTSVQSLLFNLLQGNLLKNAHKVLTSRPDAVSAGLRKHVRVELNLKGFSEEGIELYLRKRHREPGVADRLIRLLRATSALHGLCHMPVFSWMVSKCHQELLLQGGGSPKTTTDMYLLILQHFLLHACPPDSAAHGLGPSLLRGRLPTLLHLGLLALRGLGTCCYVFSAKQLQAAYVNSEDVSLGFLVQAKRAVPGSTAPLEFLHITFQCFFAAFYLALSADMSPSSLRHLFNCHKPSSLPLARLLPKLCVRGSGCKEGSVAALLQEAELHNLQITAAFLAGLLSQEHRDLLAECQASEKALLRRQACARWCLARSLHKHFHSIPSAVPGEAKSMHAMPGFIWLIRSLYEMQEERLAREAVRGLNVGHLKLTFCSVGPAECAALAFVLRHLQQPVALQLDHNSVGDIGVEQLLPCLSVCKALYLRDNNISDRGICKLVEHALHCEQLQKLALFNNRLTDGCAHSMARLLARRQNFLALRLGNNHITAAGAQVLAHGLRANTSLQFLGFWGNKVGDKGAQALAEALGDHQSLRWLSLVGNNIGSVGARALALMLEKNVALEELCLEENHVQDEGVCFLAEGLKRNSTLKVLKLSNNCITSLGAEALLQALEKNDTIMEVWLRGNTFSPEETGKLSRRDTRLLL; encoded by the exons ATGTGCTCTCATGAGGCTTTCCAGGCCCAAAGGAGCCAGCTGGTGGAGCTGCTGGTCTCGGGGTCCCTGGAGGGCTTCGAGAGCATCCTGGACTGGCTGCTTTCCTGGGAAGTTCTCTCCTGGGAGGACTATGAGGGGTTCAGCCTCCTgggccagcccctctcccacttGGCCAGGCGCCTCCTGGACACTGTCTGGAATAAGGGTGGTTGGGGCTGTGAACAACTCATCACAGCTGTGCAAAAGTCCCAAGCTGACAGCCAACCCCCCGAGCTTTCTGGCTGCTGGGACCCCCACTCACCCCACCCAGTCCGTGACCTCCAGAGGCACCGGCCAGCCATCGTCAGGAGACTCTACAGTCACGTGGAGGATGTGCTGGACCGGACGCAAGAGCAGGGTTTCATCAGCCGGTACGAAAGTGATGAAATCCGGCTGCCTATCTTCACATCATCCCAGCGG GCAAGAAGGCTCCTCAATCTTGCCACAGTGAAGACAAACGGATTGGCTGCTTTCCTTCTGCAACATGTTCAGGAATTACCCGTCCCTTTGGCCCTGCCTTTTGAAG ATGCCGCCTGTAAAAAGTACATGACCAAGCTGAGGACCACGGTATCTGCTCAGTCTCGCTTTCTGAGCACCTACGATGGGGCAGAGAATCTTTGCCTGGAAGAAATATATACAGAGAATGTTCTGGAGATCCGGACGGAGGCAGGCACGGCTGGACCTCCGCAGCAGAGCCCTGCCACCCTGCGCCTGGAGGAGCTCTTCAGCACCAGAGGCCACATCAACGGAGACGCAGACACCGTGCTGGTGGTGGGCGAGGCGGGCAGCGGCAAGAGCACGCTCCTGCAGCAGCTGCACCTGCTGTGGGCCTCGGGGCGGGGCTTCCAGGAATTCCTTTTCGTCTTCCCATTCAGCTGCCGGCAGCTGCAGTGCCTGGCGAAACCGCTGTCCATGCAGATGCTGCTCTTTGAACACTGCTGTTGGCCCGACCTTGGCCAACAGGACATCTTCCAGGTCCTCCTTGACCATCCTGAGCGCATCCTCTTAACCTTCGATGGCTTTGATGAGTTCAGGTTCAGGTTCACGGATCGCGAGCGTCACTGCTCTCCCACCACCCCTACGTCTGTCCAGAGTTTGCTCTTCAACCTCCTGCAGGGCAACCTGCTAAAGAATGCCCACAAGGTGTTGACCAGCCGTCCGGACGCGGTGTCAGCGGGCCTTAGGAAGCACGTGCGCGTGGAACTCAACCTCAAGGGTTTCTCCGAAGAGGGCATCGAACTGTACCTGAGGAAGCGCCATCGTGAGCCTGGGGTGGCCGATCGCCTCATCCGCCTGCTCAGAGCCACCTCAGCCCTGCATGGTCTGTGCCACATGCCCGTCTTCTCATGGATGGTGTCCAAGTGCCACCAAGAACTGTTGCTGCAGGGCGGAGGGTCCCCAAAGACCACCACGGATATGTACCTGCTGATCCTGCAGCATTTTCTGCTGCACGCCTGTCCCCCAGACTCAGCTGCCCACGGTCTGGGGCCCAGCCTGCTTCGGGGCaggctccccaccctcctgcacCTTGGCCTCCTGGCTCTCCGGGGCCTGGGCACGTGCTGCTATGTGTTCTCAGCCAAGCAACTGCAGGCAGCGTACGTCAACAGTGAGGATGTTTCTCTTGGCTTCCTGGTGCAGGCCAAGAGGGCTGTGCCCGGGAGTACGGCCCCCCTGGAATTCCTGCACATCACCTTCCAGTGCTTTTTTGCTGCATTCTACCTCGCCCTTAGTGCTGACATGTCTCCATCCTCACTCAGGCATCTCTTCAACTGCCACAAGCCCAGCAGCTTGCCGCTGGCCAGGCTGCTGCCCAAACTGTGCGTGCGGGGCTCGGGGTGCAAGGAAGGCAGTGTGGCTGCTTTGCTGCAGGAGGCTGAGCTGCACAACCTCCAGATCACAGCGGCCTTCCTGGCAGGGCTGTTGTCCCAGGAGCACCGGGACCTGCTGGCCGAGTGCCAGGCATCTGAGAAGGCCCTGCTCCGGCGCCAGGCCTGCGCCCGGTGGTGTCTGGCCCGCAGCCTCCATAAGCACTTCCACTCCATCCCATCAGCCGTGCCGGGTGAGGCCAAGAGCATGCACGCCATGCCCGGGTTCATCTGGCTCATCCGGAGTCTGTATGAGATGCAGGAGGAGCGGCTGGCGCGGGAGGCCGTGCGTGGGCTGAACGTTGGGCACCTCAAGCTGACGTTCTGCAGTGTGGGCCCTGCCGAGTGTGCTGCCCTGGCCTTCGTGCTGCGGCACCTCCAGCAGCCTGTGGCCCTGCAGCTGGACCACAACTCTGTGGGCGACATTGGCGTGGAGCAGCTGCTGCCTTGCCTCAGTGTCTGCAAGGCTCTTTA CTTGCGAGATAACAACATCTCAGACCGAGGCATCTGCAAGCTCGTCGAACATGCTCTCCACTGTGAGCAGCTGCAGAAGCTAGC TCTATTCAACAACAGATTGACCGACGGCTGTGCACACTCCATGGCTAGGCTCCTTGCACGCAGGCAGAACTTCTTGGCATTGAG GCTGGGGAATAACCACATCACTGCTGCAGGAGCCCAGGTGCTGGCCCACGGGCTCAGAGCCAACACCTCCCTGCAGTTCCTGGG GTTCTGGGGCAACAAGGTGGGTGACAAGGGGGCCCAGGCCTTGGCTGAAGCATTGGGTGATCACCAGAGTTTGAGGTGGCTCAG CCTGGTGGGAAACAACATCGGCAGTGTGGGTGCCCGAGCCTTAGCATTGATGTTGGAAAAGAATGTGGCCCTGGAAGAGCTCTG CCTGGAGGAGAACCATGTCCAGGATGAAGGTGTGTGCTTTCTCGCTGAAGGACTTAAGAGAAATTCAACTTTGAAAGTACTGAA
- the NOD2 gene encoding nucleotide-binding oligomerization domain-containing protein 2 isoform X4: MCSHEAFQAQRSQLVELLVSGSLEGFESILDWLLSWEVLSWEDYEGFSLLGQPLSHLARRLLDTVWNKGGWGCEQLITAVQKSQADSQPPELSGCWDPHSPHPVRDLQRHRPAIVRRLYSHVEDVLDRTQEQGFISRYESDEIRLPIFTSSQRARRLLNLATVKTNGLAAFLLQHVQELPVPLALPFEDAACKKYMTKLRTTVSAQSRFLSTYDGAENLCLEEIYTENVLEIRTEAGTAGPPQQSPATLRLEELFSTRGHINGDADTVLVVGEAGSGKSTLLQQLHLLWASGRGFQEFLFVFPFSCRQLQCLAKPLSMQMLLFEHCCWPDLGQQDIFQVLLDHPERILLTFDGFDEFRFRFTDRERHCSPTTPTSVQSLLFNLLQGNLLKNAHKVLTSRPDAVSAGLRKHVRVELNLKGFSEEGIELYLRKRHREPGVADRLIRLLRATSALHGLCHMPVFSWMVSKCHQELLLQGGGSPKTTTDMYLLILQHFLLHACPPDSAAHGLGPSLLRGRLPTLLHLGLLALRGLGTCCYVFSAKQLQAAYVNSEDVSLGFLVQAKRAVPGSTAPLEFLHITFQCFFAAFYLALSADMSPSSLRHLFNCHKPSSLPLARLLPKLCVRGSGCKEGSVAALLQEAELHNLQITAAFLAGLLSQEHRDLLAECQASEKALLRRQACARWCLARSLHKHFHSIPSAVPGEAKSMHAMPGFIWLIRSLYEMQEERLAREAVRGLNVGHLKLTFCSVGPAECAALAFVLRHLQQPVALQLDHNSVGDIGVEQLLPCLSVCKALYLRDNNISDRGICKLVEHALHCEQLQKLALFNNRLTDGCAHSMARLLARRQNFLALRLGNNHITAAGAQVLAHGLRANTSLQFLGFWGNKVGDKGAQALAEALGDHQSLRWLSLVGNNIGSVGARALALMLEKNVALEELWLSNNCITSLGAEALLQALEKNDTIMEVWLRGNTFSPEETGKLSRRDTRLLL; the protein is encoded by the exons ATGTGCTCTCATGAGGCTTTCCAGGCCCAAAGGAGCCAGCTGGTGGAGCTGCTGGTCTCGGGGTCCCTGGAGGGCTTCGAGAGCATCCTGGACTGGCTGCTTTCCTGGGAAGTTCTCTCCTGGGAGGACTATGAGGGGTTCAGCCTCCTgggccagcccctctcccacttGGCCAGGCGCCTCCTGGACACTGTCTGGAATAAGGGTGGTTGGGGCTGTGAACAACTCATCACAGCTGTGCAAAAGTCCCAAGCTGACAGCCAACCCCCCGAGCTTTCTGGCTGCTGGGACCCCCACTCACCCCACCCAGTCCGTGACCTCCAGAGGCACCGGCCAGCCATCGTCAGGAGACTCTACAGTCACGTGGAGGATGTGCTGGACCGGACGCAAGAGCAGGGTTTCATCAGCCGGTACGAAAGTGATGAAATCCGGCTGCCTATCTTCACATCATCCCAGCGG GCAAGAAGGCTCCTCAATCTTGCCACAGTGAAGACAAACGGATTGGCTGCTTTCCTTCTGCAACATGTTCAGGAATTACCCGTCCCTTTGGCCCTGCCTTTTGAAG ATGCCGCCTGTAAAAAGTACATGACCAAGCTGAGGACCACGGTATCTGCTCAGTCTCGCTTTCTGAGCACCTACGATGGGGCAGAGAATCTTTGCCTGGAAGAAATATATACAGAGAATGTTCTGGAGATCCGGACGGAGGCAGGCACGGCTGGACCTCCGCAGCAGAGCCCTGCCACCCTGCGCCTGGAGGAGCTCTTCAGCACCAGAGGCCACATCAACGGAGACGCAGACACCGTGCTGGTGGTGGGCGAGGCGGGCAGCGGCAAGAGCACGCTCCTGCAGCAGCTGCACCTGCTGTGGGCCTCGGGGCGGGGCTTCCAGGAATTCCTTTTCGTCTTCCCATTCAGCTGCCGGCAGCTGCAGTGCCTGGCGAAACCGCTGTCCATGCAGATGCTGCTCTTTGAACACTGCTGTTGGCCCGACCTTGGCCAACAGGACATCTTCCAGGTCCTCCTTGACCATCCTGAGCGCATCCTCTTAACCTTCGATGGCTTTGATGAGTTCAGGTTCAGGTTCACGGATCGCGAGCGTCACTGCTCTCCCACCACCCCTACGTCTGTCCAGAGTTTGCTCTTCAACCTCCTGCAGGGCAACCTGCTAAAGAATGCCCACAAGGTGTTGACCAGCCGTCCGGACGCGGTGTCAGCGGGCCTTAGGAAGCACGTGCGCGTGGAACTCAACCTCAAGGGTTTCTCCGAAGAGGGCATCGAACTGTACCTGAGGAAGCGCCATCGTGAGCCTGGGGTGGCCGATCGCCTCATCCGCCTGCTCAGAGCCACCTCAGCCCTGCATGGTCTGTGCCACATGCCCGTCTTCTCATGGATGGTGTCCAAGTGCCACCAAGAACTGTTGCTGCAGGGCGGAGGGTCCCCAAAGACCACCACGGATATGTACCTGCTGATCCTGCAGCATTTTCTGCTGCACGCCTGTCCCCCAGACTCAGCTGCCCACGGTCTGGGGCCCAGCCTGCTTCGGGGCaggctccccaccctcctgcacCTTGGCCTCCTGGCTCTCCGGGGCCTGGGCACGTGCTGCTATGTGTTCTCAGCCAAGCAACTGCAGGCAGCGTACGTCAACAGTGAGGATGTTTCTCTTGGCTTCCTGGTGCAGGCCAAGAGGGCTGTGCCCGGGAGTACGGCCCCCCTGGAATTCCTGCACATCACCTTCCAGTGCTTTTTTGCTGCATTCTACCTCGCCCTTAGTGCTGACATGTCTCCATCCTCACTCAGGCATCTCTTCAACTGCCACAAGCCCAGCAGCTTGCCGCTGGCCAGGCTGCTGCCCAAACTGTGCGTGCGGGGCTCGGGGTGCAAGGAAGGCAGTGTGGCTGCTTTGCTGCAGGAGGCTGAGCTGCACAACCTCCAGATCACAGCGGCCTTCCTGGCAGGGCTGTTGTCCCAGGAGCACCGGGACCTGCTGGCCGAGTGCCAGGCATCTGAGAAGGCCCTGCTCCGGCGCCAGGCCTGCGCCCGGTGGTGTCTGGCCCGCAGCCTCCATAAGCACTTCCACTCCATCCCATCAGCCGTGCCGGGTGAGGCCAAGAGCATGCACGCCATGCCCGGGTTCATCTGGCTCATCCGGAGTCTGTATGAGATGCAGGAGGAGCGGCTGGCGCGGGAGGCCGTGCGTGGGCTGAACGTTGGGCACCTCAAGCTGACGTTCTGCAGTGTGGGCCCTGCCGAGTGTGCTGCCCTGGCCTTCGTGCTGCGGCACCTCCAGCAGCCTGTGGCCCTGCAGCTGGACCACAACTCTGTGGGCGACATTGGCGTGGAGCAGCTGCTGCCTTGCCTCAGTGTCTGCAAGGCTCTTTA CTTGCGAGATAACAACATCTCAGACCGAGGCATCTGCAAGCTCGTCGAACATGCTCTCCACTGTGAGCAGCTGCAGAAGCTAGC TCTATTCAACAACAGATTGACCGACGGCTGTGCACACTCCATGGCTAGGCTCCTTGCACGCAGGCAGAACTTCTTGGCATTGAG GCTGGGGAATAACCACATCACTGCTGCAGGAGCCCAGGTGCTGGCCCACGGGCTCAGAGCCAACACCTCCCTGCAGTTCCTGGG GTTCTGGGGCAACAAGGTGGGTGACAAGGGGGCCCAGGCCTTGGCTGAAGCATTGGGTGATCACCAGAGTTTGAGGTGGCTCAG CCTGGTGGGAAACAACATCGGCAGTGTGGGTGCCCGAGCCTTAGCATTGATGTTGGAAAAGAATGTGGCCCTGGAAGAGCTCTG